From Panthera tigris isolate Pti1 chromosome B4, P.tigris_Pti1_mat1.1, whole genome shotgun sequence:
gacgcccaaccgactgagccacccaggcgccccatacttatttattttttaaaaatgtccatttattttgagagagagagtgaatgagcaggggaggggcagagggagagagagactccctaGCAGGATCCATgcacagtgcccaatgcagggctctatctcacagaccctgagatcatgacctgagctgaaatcaagagtcagatgtgtgcttggggtgcctgggtggctcaacaggttaagcatctgacttcgactcaggtcgacttaggctcaggtcatgatctcacagtttgtgagttggagccccacatccggctctctgctgtcagcacagagcctgctatggCTCCTGTGcacccactgccccccaccctaTCCCTGCtggttctctaaataaataaactttaaaatttttttaaaaagagttggatgctgaactgactgagccacccaggtgcccctatttatttatttatttatttattcattttgagaaagaaagagagtgtgggggaagggcagagagagagagagagagagtatcccaagccagctccaagGAAAGGAGAAATCGAGACCTGAGCTACAagcgggacacttaactgacggagcccctccctttccttcctctttaacaatctttatttcaccttccctccccctttcctctgaaAAACTGGAAGTGGGTGGAGGGGGGAAGTGAGCAAAGGAGATGCAATTCAGGGGGACCCTTGGGAAGATGCTGGGCTCTGGtctggcctttctttctttcttgccacCCAGCAGGGCTAGAGGGAAGGGGTCACAGAGTCAGTACTGTTCTTGGAAGTGTGACTGAGCTGAATTCTGGAGATAATAAAGAACATCTCCCCCCACATCATGTGCCAAGCTGCTGAACAGAGTGTACGTCTCTGTCCCACAGACCTGTAGGGGACCCAGAGGAGAAGGTGTCCTAGCATACCTGCATATCTGTAAATGGCATAGCCTCAGTTCTTTAGTCTTGGAACATGAAGTCTCAATGAACTTTTAAGAGACCCAAAGCTGTTCATTTtgcatatggggaaactgaggtccagagaggggaaggacTAACTCAAGGTCACTATATGGGGCCCAGCAGTGCCTAGAGCTCAGATGCCTAGTCCCTGTCCCAGCATCTTCCCATGCCTTGCGTGTTCCTGGCGTGGGTTTCCCATCAGAGGCACAAAAGCCCGGATTCTTTCCTTTGTCTGAGGCTGGATCTAGACTTGTTTTCCAGAATCTCGAGACACATGTGCCACAGGAGCGTCTTAGCCTAGGGGAGACTCCGTTTCCATGTCGTTGGCGCCGCCTGGTGGTGGAGTCGTGGAGAATTCTCAACTGCCGCGGCTACAGTCCGGCTACAGTCTTGAGACCTGGACTGGAAATGATTCCCCAGGGCCCAAGTTTACATTAGATCTGGGCGGGAGTGGGGATGAGTGATATTGGGAGCCTCTGCTCGCCTTGCACAGGCTTTGGATCTTGCCTTCTCCCACCCCCGTCTTTCCGGACCCCTCCTTCAGGCCCCCTTTCCCGTGTACCCTTACCCTTCACCATGCAGACAGATCTCCGGTTGAATAGCTCCCATATCGGCGGGCAAAGATTGAGAGTCTGAGTCTGGGGGACGGAGGGCAACGAATCCAGACTTTATTGTcggggagaaggaaaagggaagacgtgggtggggggccggggtTGCTACATTGTCAAGCAGAAAGAGTTGATGGGGACGGGAAGGCCAGTGGGGGCCCGTCCCTCTCCCGTGTCGGCTGCTAGAAGGGCTGACGATACGGAAACcacagagggggtggggtggggggagggaggtcacGCCCCCGCCCGAGTTGTGCAGTGGAGGTGTCTGGTGGGAGGGACAGCCATGAGGTCTAGGAGCTGGGACGGGGAAGGCTACAGACTCAGCGAATCCTGCGgaaaggggaggggcgggggcgaggCTTCTATTGCTTTTTGCTCACAGTTTTGCGGAAGGCGAGGCGGGGGTGGGCTCGGACTGGACACCCCTTGCCCCCCTCGGTACCCCTTGGGCGATGGGTGCTGGTGAAAAGAATGGAATCCAGACTGGGGAGGAAGAAGGTGAGGGAAGGGTCTGTAGGGGCATCTACTTGGTCCCACCCAAGTGCCAGAGATGCCCCCAAGTGCTGCCCCCTATGATGGGCCCAGCTAGACCTGGGGCTGGGGCATGGTGCGGGGCGGGCACAGTGAGGTTGCAGGCGGTAAAACCAAAGTGCTTCTGAGGGACCCAGGATCCcgcctgctcccctccccctgcggAGGATGGGGGTGTTCACGGAAGCGCTTCAGTTTGGGGGCAGGGGCCGGAGTCCCAGAGTCCGCTTATTGCCAAGAAAAATCCATTTCTGCCCCCCGGACTCCGACCATGGCTTGTGAACCCCGTTTTGTGCTAGGTTTGGGGGGGAAGGGCTGAATGGACATGGCTTTTGGGAGGGGGGGTGTCTCCAAGGGGGCTCGGGGGTGAGACGGCCCCCCCTTTTctaggggagagggaagggcagggggcggggttcCCTGAGATCTGGGGTGTTCCCCCCCTTCtgaagcccccctcccccgctacCCCTCCCCTTTCCTGGAACCCCGTacctcggggtgggggggaaggagagagagagatcattcAGGGAGTGCCGGGAGTAGGGGCAGGCTTGGAGCCCGGAGGCCTGGGTCccggctggaggtggggggggaggtgttgAATGGGAGGGGGTTCGGGGTTCAGGTCAGTAGGGGGAGAAGAGGATGGGTCCGTGCGCAGTTCGGATGGGCCCGGGTGCCGGGTGGAGCAGGGGGTGGGTGATCGGCGGTCCCTGGAGAAGAGGTGCGGCTGGGGCCGGGCGCAgggacagcggggagcctgctgcCGCTGCCATCACCGCAGCCACCGCTAGGGGGCTGGGTAGCAGGCCTCCCGCCAGGGACTTGGGCAGCTCCTTGGAGAAAGTCAGAGTGCCCTGcagcggggagaggggcggggaaaGGGAGACCGAGGAGTCATTCTGCGGCCCGcaaaccccacccctccccgtGCCGGCCCGCgtccccttctcctcccagctCCGGTCCCCCAATTGCCGAATTCTCCAGCGCCCAGGCCTCACCGCCAGCTCCCCCGCGCCTCTAGGTTTCTTGTGACGGCTCAGCAGCGGGTTGGGCTTCCCGGCCACGCCGTCTCGGTGCCGCCGGCTGGAAATGtgctgcggggtgggggtgggggtgggtgggtagggaggggcagtgggTAAGGGGCTGTGAGCCACCCGGAAAGGAGTAACCGACGAGCCGGTAGGCACACCCAAAACACCTGGCCCCGCCCCTTCTGTGGTCCCAAGGAAAGGACCTGAGAGAAGCGCCCTCACCCAAGCTCCCTGTTTGTGAGTAGAGCTCCCTAGAATTCCCAGGAAAGGCCTTGGACCCACCTGTTTCAGTTGGACCTCCGAGTTGACCTTGACATTGCAGATCTCACAGTGGAAGGTTCGGTCCTGGGCAGGGGCCTCTGGTTCCCCAGGAGTGGGGGGCCCCAGACGAGGGTAAGCTTTGATGGGGCCCAGcccacttctggcctccagaattgtcTTGTGCTTAGTACCTGGGGCCCGCAGAGGGCAGAAGGTAAGGGGTGGAGGAAAACTTCTCCAGGCCTCCTCGGCAGCAAATACCCACCTTCCCAATTAAAATAGGGGGAAGCATCAAGTGTGGGGGTTTTCCAATCCCCTTGGGACACCCCCAAACACAAGGTAGGTCAGGGGAGAGTCACAGGTCGAAGAGTTAAGCAGAGGGGGAACTGAAGAAGTAAGTGGGAGATGATTAGGGAGGGAGATAGGCTGGTAAGTCTTGGAGGGGCCCGGATGTTGGAAGCCAGGGGCGttagaggtggggaggaggagtgggCTGAGGATAGGGGAATAAGGGTCGGGGTGGGAGAGTCCTTACCTTTGTTATGAGCCTCAAGCTGGGACAGGGAGTTCACTGCCACCTTGCACAGGGCACAGTAGAGCAGCCGCTtggccttttcctcctcttccttgctGCCTCCAGGCAGGGAAGCTGGGGCTGGAGTGCCCCCTTCGCCCTTGGTTGTACCCTGACCAGTCTCCGGAATgctgggaggggatggggagccAGGCTGTTTCTCTGGGGATCCTGGGGCTGGACCCAGTCCATTCTCCATGGAGACTGTCGCTGGGGGAGAAACATAGGGGTCACCTCAGATGGTTTTTGGAGGAGATTCTTTATGTGGAGGAAACCCACCCCCATTTCCTGGAGGGCAAGGGCCCAGGAGTCCCCACCCTGTGACAACATGCATGCTCTCATGCCCTGGGCCCGAGCCAGATGTGGTCTAGCTGCTGCAGGCTGGGTGTGAGTCTCCAGCGCCTGGCCCATTCTCGAGAAGCTGGGAATGGTTGAGGGGTCCAGCCGCAGTGGCTTCCCCTTCAGGTTGAAGCTGGCAGCCAGCCTAGCCCTGGGGAGAGGCATGGAACAAGGATTCACCCCTCAGTGGCCTGCCAGCCAGCCTGGGCTTCCTGCCTGGCCAGCCCCTTCCCAGAGTCCTGCCCAGTCCCCAGGGAGGCATGCCAGAGAGctctaggaaggggcagaggcagcgTGAGGAGAAGTCGAGAGAGACAGTCGCAGACACGgcaaaagggaaacagaaacagcAGAACTGGAGAGGGAACAGGGATGCAGGCTGCTCTATAATTCATGGCTTGATTAAAGATGCACAGGCCCCAGGCCTCAGCGCTGGGTTCTGGCCTCTGTACAGGGGAAACTCTAGCACTCCCATTCTTGCTCCAGCAGCCGATCCAGTTTCCGGGTTGTGAGACCgcaggcagtgggggtggggcactggCAGAAAGGGACCTCCTGACCCCTGCACGTGTCCCTTTGCTTGTCCATCCTGTgatctttccctttatttctcttaCTCGTTTGACATCCTTGACCTCCATTCCGATCCAGATAGCACACCCACGTCTCAAACTGGACAGGGCTTTGTCGTTTACAAAAGTAGGGCAGGTATCATTATCTCCTTAGAGATATCCTGTCGGAACTAACTAAATGAGGTAATATGCATAAAGCACCCAGAACATGAAATGTTATCTACCACCACCACTATCAGCGTCATCCCCGTTTTGCAGAGATGTTGCCAAGTTAAAAAAAGGTGACCAGGCTAAGAGCAGCCAGAGCACAATTAGAACTCAGCTCACCTGCCTGTCCTATCTGTGCATCCctgagggatgtgtgtgtgtgtgtgtgtgtgtgtgtgcgcgcgcgttgACAGTGGGATCCTGGTTCCCAAGCTGCTGATGTGGATGCCTGGTTCTCATTCTAtttggggtggggcagaaaggaCAGGCAAGGATAAGGAGGAAATGGGGATGTTCAGTCTTTCTGGAGTTGATCATGACTGATATCTGATGTGGCAATCCCAGCATGAGGGGGGCTCATAGCCTCCTGTCTTGATATTCCTTCCTTCCAATTTCTTGGCTGGGAGTAGGACTGAAGATGGCCACCAGCCATGAGGGAGAAAGTCTCAGAGTTGCTTTTTGTAAACCTGGGAAAGATCTCCAAGATCTTAAGGTCTCACTCCCAGGATGCAGACTGGGCCAGAGAGGTCAAAAGATCAACCAAGATCATCCGGGGTGTTGCTTGAGTGTCCTGAGCTCTCAGTCTCCCCAAGGGGAAGCCCAGTGGGCAGGCCCTCAGATATCCTgattccctccctgtccctctccccaagaTGAAGAGGCCTCTCCCTAGATTTGATGGTTCCCTTTTTCTTGAGGAAGTTTGCCAGGTGGCCTCACCCTAGCCCCTCTCTGAGTCactgggtggtggggaggacagACAGTGGGGACTCTGTTGAGAGGAGCTGGGGCGGGAGTACGGGTGACAGGATGGAAATTTTGTATCACTGTGTTTGGCTCCAGGACTCACcttgggtaggggtggggggtgggggttgaggaagagagagatgaaagCAGAGAATTCTGGGAAGCGGGCAAAGAACAGAGACGAGAGCAGTTGAACAATGTCGGGGTATTCAGACACACCTGGACGGGGGGCTACGCCATCCCCATTTGGGGGGGTGCTGCCTGGGGGAGCTGGGTCTCCAGGTTCCCGGACGCCAGGCTCCCTGCCTCGGGTCTTGGCAGCCTCGATGCCTTTGACTCTTCGGGCGTGGCGATTACCCTTGTAGTGTGCCTCAGCCTGGCTCTTtagggatgaaagaaaaaaagggaatctGAGATCACCTTTCATCCGACCATGCTCCCCACAGAGTTCCTTCAGGTCCTCGGGGTGGTCTCAGGAGGCTGCAGTGAATCTCTTACTATACCAGTGGGATGTAAAGCCATGCCGAGGAGCCCTGGTTTTTCCTGGGGTTCAGACTAGCTTCTCAACCTTGAGTCGCTGGGAACCTGGATCCTCACCTAGCCCAGACTCCACCCTACCACCACACCCAGGGCCTGGCTGATGACTCAGGCTTCTCACCTAGTTCTGGGTGAGGGAGGGTTACCCCAACCTATAATAGAATTCTAAATGGGAGGGGACCAGCAATCCAGCCAGCTAGCAGTCTCTTGGCCCCCTGGCCTTCTATGCGTGTGTCGTGTCTCCCGGCCTCTGGATCCAGTCTGGACTGCTTCTACACTCGGGCGAAGAGTCCCAAGAGCCCTGAGGCCTGGGCCCTACCCTGACTACTCCCCCTGGTTCTCATTTTTCCTGAAGCCTCTGTGGACACCCTGGAGGACCCTGGCCCCAAGCCCAGCTCTGGAGATAGAGACAGCAGCAGAGAcagctgtcaaaacagagccacttggtgggggagggaagtggaGGGCTGCCTACTATTGGCCCCCTGCCCCTCTAGTCCTCCACCCTCCACCAGGGAGTGGAGCCAGGGTTGGGAGAGGGGATGCCTGGGGTTGAGGTAACCGAGAGGCCTAAAGCTGGGTTGGTCCTggttccacccccacccccacgtgcACCTCCTGCCTAGGACATACAGTTCTGGAGCCACAAGGTCACCCAGACAAGGatagagtagaaataaaaagtatggaTAGGTAGGGAAAGAAAATTGATACCCCAGGGGTGAGGCAGTGGTGTGCAGAGCCTGGCAGCATGGTgggtgtgtgcacgcgcgcgtgtgtggACTGGGTAGAGAAACAGAACGTGCTTTATTTCCCCCTACTCAGCAGAATGAGGCTCTGCTGTTTTTCTCCAAAAGCTCTCAGAACCTGCACCCCACAAAGTCTCCTCTAGACCCACACAGAAGTCCCGAGGGAGCCTCACAAGGAGGACAGGACAGCTGGGAGGCTGGACACCTAGGTTCTGCGTTTTGGGTGGCTTCTCTCCATGGAAAGTCCCCCACGGGAAAGGACAGACAGAGGAGGAAGCCAGGTTAGAGTGAAGTGGGTGGACCAGGGGAGGAGTTTAGCAGAGGCCCCGGAGGGCACAGGCTCTGCACGGGAGTCAATGACCTAACTCAGCCCAGTGCCCAAGGACCAGTGGGCCAGAGGCCACTCTTGCACCCAGACATGATGGCCACCTGTGTTCTAGGAAATTCTGAGCCAGGGATGCCTCAGTCCCCAAGGGAGGGAAGGGTCAACCTGAGAGGACTGGCCGACTTCACGTTGAAATTACAGCCACCGCTTATCCCTCTCAAGTGCCTTCCatccgcccctgcccctcctacAGTGTCCCCATTCCCTGCTCTTCCCGATAtcccctttatctctgccccccgcccgagctcctctgtcctctgctctcCCGAGATCTCCAGGCTACTGCTGCCCCACCCATTTCGAGCAGCAAGGCTTCTTACCTGCGAATTGAAGCGGATCTGACAGACATTACAGGAAATGATGGGCCGCTTGGTCTTGAGCAAGGGTCCCCCAAAAGTGTGGGAGAGCACAGCCTTCTGCACAGGGTCCATCTGCGGAGGCAGGCTGGGGTGAGCCAGGAACCCCAGCACAAGCTTATGTCCATCATCCCCCACATTGGTTGCAGCTGGGTTGAACCAAAGGGCTCAGAGCCTCGTCCCTATCCCTCAGTTTGCCTGAGGGTTCTGAGCCTCAGTCCCCTGATCCCCTCCAAGCCCAATCCTCACCCTACTAGAAGGGCCTTGAGAGACCAACTGGCCCAGTGCCCCCATCTGACAGAATAGAAGTGgttggcccaaggtcacacgacCAGTTAATAGCAAAACTGGTACTTGAACTTGGGCTGCTGTCTCAGTTCATCATACCATGAAGATCCAACTCGGTCTTTTTGATGTACAGCTCGGCCAACCCACCAAAGGCCCACTGATGGGAAGTCCCAAAGCACCCTAGATCCTATGGCCTTCAGCTGAAGCCTCTGAACTCTTTGGACCCACTCCAGGGCAAGATGTCTACCAAGCCAAGCTTCTGGTCCCAGGAGACAGACATTCCCAGCTTCCCATCTCTGGGCCCCAGGTTGCCCTAACATACTCCCTAGATCTCTTTAAGGCAGCAGGTCTTAAGGGAGTAAAAGAACTCAGGAGAGAGTACATGGCTGTAGTGAataatgggggttgggggggggggcaggacctAAGAAGCTGGGCTGGCCTGAGGCAGTGGAGAGATCTTCTGAACTCTTCCTCCCTTGATCACAGGGCTTCTGGGGCAGAGCTGTGGGGCTGGGCGTGATTAGGAACAGTCTTGCCCCCACCCTGGGTCAGCAGATGTCTTTGCAGTCTCCTGCCAAGAGTTCacatgaggaagggagaggatggGAGTTTCTGAGGCCTTCAGCTATCAAGGGATGAAGCCAGGGGCCTAGAGGCATGAAAACTGCCTCCCTGCACAGTCCTCCTCCCTTCTGGCCCCCTAGGCAGCCAGGGAGAGGCGAGACTGGAATGCACCCGAGGCTGAACAGGATTGGGTGATGGCTGGGACCTCTCATAAAAACAGAACGAAATTAGAACTGAAGCCTGGTCTTCCCGGTGGAAGGATCAAGTGAAAAATAGTTTCTGGGACCTGAGGGGTCCTTAGCTCCTCAGCTGCGGCCCTCCCCTGTGCTCAGGTCTTCATGGTTCCCAGTAAGACACTGGTGAGAGACAGGCATGTGAAGCAGGGAGAAGAAGGTGGCTGGAATCTGGAAAGTCCACAAATCCTGGCTCTCCCCAGTAGTCTCACTGGCTGGTTGGAAGGGGGCTTTAGCACCCCTGTGACATGGGCTGCCTCATTTGGTAGACGTAGAGGCGGGAGCCATGACCAAGTTCAGATGACTCGTCTGGCTGACAAGTGTCCATCTCTTGGCCTGCCCTTGGCTGGAAGCAGCCCCTTTCAGTAGCTCACTTTTCACCTCCTGGAAGCCCAGGTCCTATTCAAAGAAAAGCCAAACAGGGGAAGAAGGGGTGTGACTGCGGGTGTCTGGGCAGGCTGTGATCAATCTGTGCATGGGTGGAGTGTGAAGGAGTGTCATGTGCTGTGTGCACATCATTTATGTATCAACATTTCTGTGTCGGGGGCTTTGCCGATGCCATGAATGGTCAGGTTGTGCAATCTTCAGCTGTGTGTTTATCTGTGTGAATGTATGATGTGTTTGGCAGAAATAAAGACAGACCAAGTTGGAGACAGGCTTTAATCAGAAAGGGGAGACAGATGCCTGCTCTCGGCTCCCAGTCTCCAGGTGTCAGTACTCCCTATGCAGAGacacccacctccccctgccccagggttCTCCTCAGCCCCTGGACTTCCTCATATGCTGGGTGGGGAATGGAATTCAGCCCAAACAGAAACCCAATCTAGGCCAGGAAACCTAAGTCGATGACAGCACTAGGGAGAGAGGAGTGGGATGGAGAGGGGACAGCGGAGGCCAGggttctgtctctgccccacccatcaCCCCAGCCTGCTTCCCACAGTGCCCTGAGGATGACCTGTGGGCTGACCATGCCTACATACATCCCAGGAGAATGGTCCCTGCCCCACCTGGGTCCCTCTTCCAGAGTGAAAGCCTTTTCTCTTGCATACACCCCTCCTCAGGTTTAAGTCCATAAACACCAACCAGGGGTTGGGGAGTGGTGAGAAAGAGGGTATCAACCCAGTGCACCATGGgtccttcccaccctctcctccaggAACTGAGGAGACACCAGGCTGAAGGTGAGGGCTCCTGGGCCCAATCCCTGTGCAGGTGGAACGTGAGCCACTGAAGTGCCGCTCCAGGCCAAGGTCAAGAGGCCCTGGTGACCTAGATGAGGGCtctctggggaggggtggaggccaACATCTCCCACAGCCCATCCCACTCCAGAGCCCCTACCCTGGGATTTTGGCCTAGACACTGCCTGGAAAGGGCCACAAAACAttcctctcccacctgccctccaaCAGCAGACATGAAGGGGAATCG
This genomic window contains:
- the ZNF385A gene encoding zinc finger protein 385A isoform X1 — translated: MILGSLSRAGPLPLLRQPPIMQPPLDLKQILPFPLEPAPTLGLFGNYNTMDPVQKAVLSHTFGGPLLKTKRPIISCNVCQIRFNSQSQAEAHYKGNRHARRVKGIEAAKTRGREPGVREPGDPAPPGSTPPNGDGVAPRPATVSMENGLGPAPGSPEKQPGSPSPPSIPETGQGTTKGEGGTPAPASLPGGSKEEEEKAKRLLYCALCKVAVNSLSQLEAHNKGTKHKTILEARSGLGPIKAYPRLGPPTPGEPEAPAQDRTFHCEICNVKVNSEVQLKQHISSRRHRDGVAGKPNPLLSRHKKPRGAGELAGTLTFSKELPKSLAGGLLPSPLAVAAVMAAAAGSPLSLRPAPAAPLLQGPPITHPLLHPAPGPIRTAHGPILFSPY
- the ZNF385A gene encoding zinc finger protein 385A isoform X2, producing MILGSLSRAGPLPLLRQPPIMQPPLDLKQILPFPLEPAPTLGLFGNYNTMDPVQKAVLSHTFGGPLLKTKRPIISCNVCQIRFNSQSQAEAHYKGNRHARRVKGIEAAKTRGREPGVREPGDPAPPGSTPPNGDGVAPRPVSMENGLGPAPGSPEKQPGSPSPPSIPETGQGTTKGEGGTPAPASLPGGSKEEEEKAKRLLYCALCKVAVNSLSQLEAHNKGTKHKTILEARSGLGPIKAYPRLGPPTPGEPEAPAQDRTFHCEICNVKVNSEVQLKQHISSRRHRDGVAGKPNPLLSRHKKPRGAGELAGTLTFSKELPKSLAGGLLPSPLAVAAVMAAAAGSPLSLRPAPAAPLLQGPPITHPLLHPAPGPIRTAHGPILFSPY
- the ZNF385A gene encoding zinc finger protein 385A isoform X3, whose amino-acid sequence is MQPPLDLKQILPFPLEPAPTLGLFGNYNTMDPVQKAVLSHTFGGPLLKTKRPIISCNVCQIRFNSQSQAEAHYKGNRHARRVKGIEAAKTRGREPGVREPGDPAPPGSTPPNGDGVAPRPATVSMENGLGPAPGSPEKQPGSPSPPSIPETGQGTTKGEGGTPAPASLPGGSKEEEEKAKRLLYCALCKVAVNSLSQLEAHNKGTKHKTILEARSGLGPIKAYPRLGPPTPGEPEAPAQDRTFHCEICNVKVNSEVQLKQHISSRRHRDGVAGKPNPLLSRHKKPRGAGELAGTLTFSKELPKSLAGGLLPSPLAVAAVMAAAAGSPLSLRPAPAAPLLQGPPITHPLLHPAPGPIRTAHGPILFSPY
- the ZNF385A gene encoding zinc finger protein 385A isoform X6, which produces MDPVQKAVLSHTFGGPLLKTKRPIISCNVCQIRFNSQSQAEAHYKGNRHARRVKGIEAAKTRGREPGVREPGDPAPPGSTPPNGDGVAPRPATVSMENGLGPAPGSPEKQPGSPSPPSIPETGQGTTKGEGGTPAPASLPGGSKEEEEKAKRLLYCALCKVAVNSLSQLEAHNKGTKHKTILEARSGLGPIKAYPRLGPPTPGEPEAPAQDRTFHCEICNVKVNSEVQLKQHISSRRHRDGVAGKPNPLLSRHKKPRGAGELAGTLTFSKELPKSLAGGLLPSPLAVAAVMAAAAGSPLSLRPAPAAPLLQGPPITHPLLHPAPGPIRTAHGPILFSPY
- the ZNF385A gene encoding zinc finger protein 385A isoform X5, which produces MMDPVQKAVLSHTFGGPLLKTKRPIISCNVCQIRFNSQSQAEAHYKGNRHARRVKGIEAAKTRGREPGVREPGDPAPPGSTPPNGDGVAPRPATVSMENGLGPAPGSPEKQPGSPSPPSIPETGQGTTKGEGGTPAPASLPGGSKEEEEKAKRLLYCALCKVAVNSLSQLEAHNKGTKHKTILEARSGLGPIKAYPRLGPPTPGEPEAPAQDRTFHCEICNVKVNSEVQLKQHISSRRHRDGVAGKPNPLLSRHKKPRGAGELAGTLTFSKELPKSLAGGLLPSPLAVAAVMAAAAGSPLSLRPAPAAPLLQGPPITHPLLHPAPGPIRTAHGPILFSPY
- the ZNF385A gene encoding zinc finger protein 385A isoform X4 codes for the protein MESRPPGSRRMDPVQKAVLSHTFGGPLLKTKRPIISCNVCQIRFNSQSQAEAHYKGNRHARRVKGIEAAKTRGREPGVREPGDPAPPGSTPPNGDGVAPRPATVSMENGLGPAPGSPEKQPGSPSPPSIPETGQGTTKGEGGTPAPASLPGGSKEEEEKAKRLLYCALCKVAVNSLSQLEAHNKGTKHKTILEARSGLGPIKAYPRLGPPTPGEPEAPAQDRTFHCEICNVKVNSEVQLKQHISSRRHRDGVAGKPNPLLSRHKKPRGAGELAGTLTFSKELPKSLAGGLLPSPLAVAAVMAAAAGSPLSLRPAPAAPLLQGPPITHPLLHPAPGPIRTAHGPILFSPY